In Candidatus Neomarinimicrobiota bacterium, the genomic stretch ACCGGTTTTCGGTATTGTTCTGCTTGGGACTATGCTTGGACAGAGATTGGAACTGCAAGCCAGAACCCTGACTCGGGCTGCCTATTATATTTTTGTTCCGGCATTTATCTTTCAGGCTATCAGTACAGCAGAGGTTCCTTTCACCAGTACTGTCAGGATGCTCACCT encodes the following:
- a CDS encoding AEC family transporter codes for the protein MTELFFVFFNVILPVFGIVLLGTMLGQRLELQARTLTRAAYYIFVPAFIFQAISTAEVPFTSTVRMLT